One window of Medicago truncatula cultivar Jemalong A17 chromosome 2, MtrunA17r5.0-ANR, whole genome shotgun sequence genomic DNA carries:
- the LOC11441958 gene encoding proteasome subunit beta type-1, whose translation MTKQHANWSPYDNNGGSCVAIAGSDYCVIAADTRMSTGYNILTRDYSKISHLAEKCVMASSGFQADVKALQKVLSARHLTYQHQHNKQMSCPAMAQLLSNTLYYKRFFPYYSFNVLGGLDSEGKGCVFTYDAVGSYERVGYSSQGSGSTLIMPFLDNQLKSPSPLLLPAQDAVTPLSEAEAVDLVKTVFASATERDIYTGDKVEIVILNAGGIHREFMDLRKD comes from the exons ATGACTAAACAACACGCTAATTGGTCTCCATATGACAACAATGGAGg atCTTGTGTCGCAATTGCTGGATCGGATTACTGTGTGATTGCAGCTGATACGAGGATGTCCACCGGTTACAACATCCTCACTCGCGATTACTCCAAAATCTCTCACCT AGCTGAGAAATGTGTGATGGCTTCTTCTGGTTTTCAAGCTGATGTGAAGGCTTTGCAGAAGGTTTTGTCTGCTAGGCATTTG ACTTATCAGCATCAACACAACAAACAGATGAGCTGTCCTGCAATGGCTCAATTGCTTTCAAACACACTTTATTACAAACGCTTCTTTCCTTACTATTCTTTCAATGTGTTGGGTGGCCTTGACAGTGAAG GAAAGGGATGCGTCTTCACTTATGATGCTGTTGGTTCCTATGAGAGGGTGGGATATAGCTCTCAGGGTTCTGGCTCCACTCTCATTATGCCGTTTCTTGATAACCAACTGAAGTCCCCCAGCCCACTCCTCTTACCTGCCCAG GATGCCGTTACTCCACTGTCCGAAGCAGAAGCAGTTGATCTGGTCAAAACTGTTTTTGCATCTGCAACTGAGAGAGATATATACACT GGGGATAAGGTTGAAATTGTCATCCTAAATGCTGGTGGTATTCATCGTGAGTTCATGGACCTAAGGAAAGACTGA
- the LOC11434737 gene encoding 60S ribosomal protein L18a-2 encodes MVNAKFHQYQVVGRALPTEKDEHPKIYRMKLWATNEVRAKSKFWYFLRKLKKVKKSNGQVLAINEIFEKNPTKIKNYGIWLRYQSRTGYHNMYKEYRDTTLNGAVETMYNEMASRHRVRFPCIQIIKTATIPANLCKRESTKQFHNSKIKFPLVYKKIRPPTRSLKTTYKAKKPNLFM; translated from the exons ATGGTTAACGCTAAG TTTCACCAGTACCAGGTTGTCGGAAGAGCACTTCCCACCGAAAAGGATGAACATCCCAAGATTTATCGCATGAAACTTTGGGCAACCAACGAGGTTCGTGCCAAATCCAAGTTCTG GTATTTCTTGAGGAAGTTGAAGAAGGTTAAGAAAAGTAATGGACAAGTTTTGGCTATCAATGAG ATCTTTGAGAAAAATCCTACCAAGATTAAGAACTACGGAATTTGGCTGCGTTATCAGAGTCGTACTGGTTATCACAATATGTACAAGGAATACCGTGATACTACTCTAAACGGTGCTGTGGAGACAATGTACAACGAAATGGCATCTCGTCATAGGGTCAGATTTCCTTGCATCCAGATCATTAAGACGGCCACCATCCCAGCTAATCTGTGCAAAAGGGAGAGCACTAAGCAGTTCCACAATTCCAAAATCAAGTTCCCCTTGGTGTACAAGAAGATTAGGCCTCCTACTAGGAGCCTAAAAACAACCTACAAAGCAAAGAAGCCCAACCTGTTTATGTGA